The Candidatus Neomarinimicrobiota bacterium genome includes a region encoding these proteins:
- a CDS encoding sodium:solute symporter codes for GIGLYFSKHKTSTDYFLAGRNMGWVAIGASLFASNISSEHFIGLAGSGATSGLAVGHFEWLAAFAVLFLGWVFVPFYLKSGVFTMPEFLERRYSRSSRMYLTTISIIAYVMTKISVTLFAGGLLLNKILGWDMITSAIILVIITGLYTIAGGLKAVIYTELLQTVVLIGGAVTLTLLGLNKVGGFDGLRASLPADFFSMFKSVKHPDFPWTGILFGAPILGIWYWCTDQFIVQRVLSAKNINHARTGTIFAGFLKILPVFILVLPGMIALALFPGIRGDEAYPTLVTSNLLPVGIKGIVIASLLAALMSSLASCFNSSSTLFTMDFYKHYKPDATEKELVRVGRMATAGLVLLGILWVPLIRSISSQLFVYLQSVQGYISPPIAAVFILGVFWKRANSKGAIYALASGGILGALRLIMEILAKKAAWDFGFFHWFATMNFLHFAVMLFVISIAVLVGVSLAGEIPARKKIAGLTFATAKEVRSEFTDMIEAKNPLWTKINIGLSILLVLTVLTLWGIFF; via the coding sequence ACCAGCGGACTGGCGGTCGGACACTTTGAGTGGCTGGCTGCATTTGCGGTCCTCTTTCTGGGTTGGGTCTTCGTTCCCTTCTACCTGAAATCCGGCGTGTTTACCATGCCGGAATTTCTGGAACGGCGTTACAGCCGAAGCAGTCGCATGTACCTGACCACCATTTCCATCATTGCCTATGTGATGACAAAGATTTCCGTAACCCTCTTTGCCGGCGGTCTTCTTCTCAATAAAATTCTGGGATGGGATATGATCACTTCTGCAATTATCCTTGTGATTATAACGGGACTCTATACCATCGCCGGCGGACTGAAAGCCGTGATCTATACGGAATTGTTGCAGACGGTGGTGCTGATCGGAGGGGCGGTGACCCTTACCCTGCTGGGATTAAATAAAGTGGGAGGATTCGACGGCCTTCGGGCCTCCCTCCCGGCGGATTTTTTCAGCATGTTCAAATCTGTGAAACATCCCGATTTTCCCTGGACCGGTATCCTGTTCGGGGCTCCCATTCTGGGAATCTGGTACTGGTGTACAGATCAGTTCATCGTTCAACGGGTGCTCAGCGCGAAAAATATCAATCATGCCCGGACCGGTACCATTTTTGCCGGTTTTCTGAAGATTTTGCCTGTCTTTATCCTGGTCCTTCCCGGAATGATTGCCCTGGCCCTCTTTCCCGGTATCCGGGGTGATGAAGCCTACCCCACTCTGGTAACCAGCAACCTTCTCCCCGTGGGAATCAAAGGCATTGTGATTGCCAGTCTTCTCGCTGCCCTCATGAGTTCCCTGGCCAGCTGCTTTAACAGTAGCTCTACTTTGTTTACAATGGATTTTTATAAGCACTATAAACCTGACGCCACGGAAAAAGAATTGGTGCGCGTTGGCCGAATGGCAACGGCAGGACTCGTTCTGCTTGGGATTCTGTGGGTTCCCCTGATCCGGAGTATCAGCTCCCAGCTTTTTGTCTACCTCCAAAGTGTTCAGGGCTATATCAGCCCCCCCATCGCCGCCGTCTTCATCCTGGGTGTTTTCTGGAAACGAGCCAACAGCAAAGGAGCCATTTATGCCCTGGCAAGCGGCGGAATCCTGGGAGCTCTCCGCCTGATTATGGAAATCCTGGCTAAAAAAGCTGCCTGGGATTTCGGCTTTTTCCACTGGTTTGCTACCATGAATTTCCTTCATTTTGCCGTCATGCTCTTTGTCATTTCCATTGCTGTTCTGGTGGGCGTAAGCCTGGCCGGTGAAATTCCTGCCCGGAAAAAGATTGCCGGACTCACCTTCGCCACAGCCAAAGAGGTCCGAAGCGAGTTCACCGATATGATCGAAGCTAAAAATCCCCTGTGGACCAAAATCAATATTGGCCTGAGCATCCTTCTCGTACTGACGGTCCTGACCCTTTGGGGTATCTTTTTCTAA